The Lentimicrobiaceae bacterium genomic interval GTTTTTCGGAATATCATCACTTATTGTAACAGCTGTATCCGTTGTATCTTGTGTTGCAGTTGAATATTTAATAACCAAATTCCTATTAAAAAAGCCTAACACTATTTCCGATGGGTCAGCCGTGATAACCGGAATTTTATTAGCATTTAATGTTCCATCGAGTTTGCCTTTGTGGCAAATAGTAATTGGGGCTATTGTAGCAATAGGTATTGCCAAAATGTCGTTTGGCGGTTTAGGAAACAACCCGTTTCATCCGGCTTTGGTAGGACGTGTATTTTTGTTAATATCTTTTCCTGCCGATATGACTACCTTTCCTGCGCCAACCAATCAATTTTTTCCCGCAGCTGACGCTTATTCGGGTGCTACATCACTAACATTGGTTAAAGAAGGTCTTAAAGCAGGCAAAACAATCGAAGCAATAATGCAAGAAATGCCGGGATATATGCAGTTTCTTGTAGGTGAAAGAGCCGGTTCGCTTGGCGAAATGTCGGTTATAGCCCTCGTACTTGGCGGATTATATCTACTAATACGGAAAGTTATTACTTGGCATATTCCATTTTCTTATATCTTCACAGTCTTTTGTTTTACAGGAATATTGTGGCTAATCAACCCCGACTTATATATTAATCCCTTATTTCACATACTAACAGGGGGTTTGTTTTTAGGAGCAATATTTATGGCAACCGATTTGGTAACAACGCCAATGTCAAATGTTGGTATGTTGATTTTTGGGGTAGGATGCGGAGTTATAACTGTGCTGATAAGGGTCTGGGGAGCATATCCCGACGGGGTATCGTTTGCTATATTAATTATGAATGCATTTACTCCGCTTATCAACAGAGGTTTTAAGCCTAAGCGATTCGGTAAAGTTAAAAATGTAAAAATTAAATCTTAAATAAATTACAATGAGCAAGAAATTACCTTCAACATTACCAAATATGGTTCTTTCGTTAGTTATAATTACTGCTGTTGTAGCTATGGCTCTAAGTTTTGTTTATGGCGTAACTCAAGAGCCTATACAAAAAACTAATAGGGAAAGGGAAGTAGGAGCTATAAAAAACGTAATTCCAAACTTTGATAATGACCCAACTCTAAATCCTCAAACTATCAATGACATATTGATATATGTAGGTATGAGTGGAACTGATACTGTGGGATACGCGATAAAAACGTATACCAATATGGGCTACGGCGGCAGATTCGACTTGATGGTCGGATTCAATCCCGATTGTAGCATAAACAAAATAGTTGTTTTAGGTCATAACGAAACTCCCGGATTGGGCTCAAAAATGACGGAAGATGGTTTTATGAAACAGTTTTCGGGTCTGAAAATTAAAGAGCTTCCGAATAGCAATTTGGGTGTTAAAAAAGACGGTGGAACAATTGATGCAATAACTGCTTCAACAGTAACAACTAGAGCCTTCTGCGACGGAGTCCAAAAAGCTTACAACGCATTACAAGAATTATTAAATAAAAATGTCTAAGCATAGTAATAAAATATACTAAAATGAATAATGTTAAACAATTTACTAAAGGCATAATAAAAGAGAATCCGGCTTTTGTTCTAGTGTTGGGAACCTGTCCGACATTAGCCGTTACAACTTCTGCCACAAACGGACTGGGTATGGGATTAGCTACGACCTTTGTTTTATTATGCTCGAATGTACTTATTTCTGCATTAAAAAACTTTATACCCGACAAAGTTCGTATAGTAGCGTTTATTACCGTAATCGCTGCTTTTGTTACTATTGTCGATTTGTCTATGAAAGCGTACCTTCCGGATTTATACAATTCGTTGGGAATCTTTATTCCCCTAATTGTTGTAAACTGCATTATTTTGGGACGTGCCGAAGCCTTTGCTCAGAATAATAAAATAATCCCTTCAATGTTAGACGGATTGGGAATGGGAATAGGTTTTACTCTGGCTCTTGTACTTATGGGTAGTTTTAGAGAAATTTTAGGCAACGGTAGTATATTTGATATAAGACTGCTTCCTGCCGATGCCACAACCATACTGCTATTCGTTTTGCCTCCGGGAGCATTTTTCACTTTCGGCTACTTAATAGCATTAACAAAAGTGTTTAGAAAGAATTAGATATAACTCGCAATTTATAAAAACAATAAAAAATTAAAATCGT includes:
- a CDS encoding RnfABCDGE type electron transport complex subunit D, whose product is MNMLTISGSPHIHDNQNVPKMMWNVVLALVPALFVAVMFFGISSLIVTAVSVVSCVAVEYLITKFLLKKPNTISDGSAVITGILLAFNVPSSLPLWQIVIGAIVAIGIAKMSFGGLGNNPFHPALVGRVFLLISFPADMTTFPAPTNQFFPAADAYSGATSLTLVKEGLKAGKTIEAIMQEMPGYMQFLVGERAGSLGEMSVIALVLGGLYLLIRKVITWHIPFSYIFTVFCFTGILWLINPDLYINPLFHILTGGLFLGAIFMATDLVTTPMSNVGMLIFGVGCGVITVLIRVWGAYPDGVSFAILIMNAFTPLINRGFKPKRFGKVKNVKIKS
- a CDS encoding RnfABCDGE type electron transport complex subunit G codes for the protein MSKKLPSTLPNMVLSLVIITAVVAMALSFVYGVTQEPIQKTNREREVGAIKNVIPNFDNDPTLNPQTINDILIYVGMSGTDTVGYAIKTYTNMGYGGRFDLMVGFNPDCSINKIVVLGHNETPGLGSKMTEDGFMKQFSGLKIKELPNSNLGVKKDGGTIDAITASTVTTRAFCDGVQKAYNALQELLNKNV
- a CDS encoding electron transport complex subunit E; translated protein: MNNVKQFTKGIIKENPAFVLVLGTCPTLAVTTSATNGLGMGLATTFVLLCSNVLISALKNFIPDKVRIVAFITVIAAFVTIVDLSMKAYLPDLYNSLGIFIPLIVVNCIILGRAEAFAQNNKIIPSMLDGLGMGIGFTLALVLMGSFREILGNGSIFDIRLLPADATTILLFVLPPGAFFTFGYLIALTKVFRKN